One Deltaproteobacteria bacterium DNA window includes the following coding sequences:
- a CDS encoding aspartate aminotransferase family protein translates to MNTQALIKKSSQFLFNNLKRLPIVFERGEGCWLYDLEGKKYLDLVAGIAVNVLGHAYPKMSEVIAEQSKKLIHTSNLYQVRYQVELAEKLASISFADKSFFCNSGAEANEAALKLARKYQKVNGHPERFKLLTFEGSFHGRTLAMINANASPKFRKGFEPDVPGFVYLPFGDLQVVQQLLEKDTEIAALLVEPIQGEGGINIPPSGYLEGLRKLCDQHGVLLMLDEVQTAIGRTGKMFAYEHTSIQPDVMTLAKGLAGGIPIGALLATDKVAAAFQPGDHASTFGGNPFATRVALCVLEGVQNELLKSVQDLGLYFLNALKDLQTKKDIIKEVRGLGLMLGIELKQTLPNVVQQAMQEGLLINCTHDTVLRFVPPLILKKEEIDWALGVLEKIL, encoded by the coding sequence ATGAATACTCAAGCCCTCATAAAAAAATCCTCCCAATTCCTTTTCAACAACCTCAAACGCCTGCCCATTGTCTTCGAAAGGGGAGAGGGTTGCTGGCTTTACGACTTGGAGGGGAAAAAGTATCTGGATTTGGTGGCAGGGATTGCGGTGAATGTGTTGGGGCATGCCTATCCTAAGATGAGTGAAGTGATTGCAGAACAATCCAAAAAACTTATTCATACTTCAAATCTTTATCAAGTAAGATATCAAGTTGAACTTGCTGAAAAACTGGCCAGTATTTCTTTTGCCGATAAATCTTTTTTCTGTAATTCGGGGGCTGAAGCCAACGAGGCGGCGCTGAAACTTGCTCGTAAATATCAGAAGGTGAATGGCCATCCGGAGCGTTTCAAGCTGTTGACCTTCGAAGGCTCCTTTCACGGTCGAACCTTGGCGATGATCAATGCCAATGCCTCTCCCAAATTTAGAAAAGGTTTTGAACCGGATGTGCCAGGCTTTGTTTATCTGCCCTTTGGAGATCTCCAGGTCGTGCAGCAATTGTTAGAAAAAGATACTGAGATCGCTGCCCTGCTCGTCGAACCTATTCAAGGCGAGGGAGGGATCAACATTCCTCCTTCAGGTTATCTAGAAGGATTGCGAAAACTCTGTGATCAACATGGAGTTTTACTGATGCTGGATGAAGTTCAGACGGCCATAGGACGCACAGGCAAGATGTTTGCGTATGAACACACTTCTATTCAACCCGATGTGATGACCTTGGCCAAAGGCTTGGCGGGTGGCATTCCCATTGGGGCACTACTAGCCACCGACAAAGTGGCTGCCGCCTTTCAACCGGGAGATCATGCCTCCACTTTCGGGGGAAATCCCTTTGCGACCCGCGTGGCCCTCTGCGTGTTGGAGGGGGTTCAAAATGAGCTTCTAAAGTCTGTCCAAGACTTGGGACTTTATTTTTTGAATGCTTTAAAAGATCTGCAAACCAAGAAAGACATTATCAAAGAAGTGAGAGGTTTGGGATTGATGTTGGGAATCGAGTTGAAACAAACGCTGCCGAATGTCGTGCAACAAGCGATGCAAGAAGGCTTACTGATTAATTGTACCCATGACACCGTGCTTCGTTTTGTGCCTCCTCTGATTTTGAAAAAAGAAGAAATAGATTGGGCGCTGGGGGTGTTGGAGAAGATTTTGTAG
- the argB gene encoding acetylglutamate kinase: MQEALQKAKVLIEALPYIKKFSGKTIVIKYGGHAMVDENLKETFAKDIVLMKYIGLNPIVVHGGGPQIGGLLKQMGIVSEFHKGMRITDAKTMEVVEMVLVGNVNKEIVALLNQHGGRAVGLSGKDANLVVAEKVPTDEGVDLGQVGQVTKVNPEILTSLEINNFIPVIAPVGVSEKGAALNINADLVASALAGALRAEKLLLLTDVEGVKDETGKLLSKLSSEDSARFIQSGIIKGGMIPKVECCLEALRAGVKSAHIIDGRIPHAILLEIFTDQGVGTVFT, encoded by the coding sequence ATGCAAGAAGCCCTGCAAAAAGCCAAAGTTTTAATTGAGGCCCTTCCCTATATTAAAAAATTCTCGGGCAAGACCATCGTGATCAAGTACGGTGGGCACGCCATGGTGGATGAAAATCTGAAGGAGACCTTCGCAAAAGATATCGTCTTGATGAAATACATTGGATTGAATCCCATCGTGGTTCATGGGGGAGGTCCTCAAATTGGAGGTTTGCTGAAGCAGATGGGGATTGTTTCAGAATTTCACAAAGGGATGAGAATCACCGATGCGAAAACCATGGAGGTGGTCGAAATGGTTTTGGTGGGAAATGTGAACAAAGAAATTGTGGCCTTGCTGAATCAGCATGGGGGACGTGCGGTGGGTTTATCGGGCAAAGATGCAAATCTTGTGGTTGCTGAAAAAGTTCCTACAGACGAAGGGGTCGATTTAGGACAAGTGGGTCAGGTGACCAAGGTAAATCCAGAAATTTTAACTTCTTTGGAAATAAACAATTTTATTCCCGTGATTGCTCCGGTGGGAGTGAGTGAAAAAGGGGCGGCCCTCAATATTAATGCCGATTTGGTAGCGAGTGCCTTGGCGGGGGCCTTGCGTGCTGAAAAGCTTCTCTTACTCACCGATGTAGAAGGGGTGAAAGATGAGACTGGAAAGCTACTCTCCAAGCTGAGTTCAGAAGATTCAGCCCGCTTCATTCAATCGGGTATTATTAAAGGGGGGATGATTCCCAAAGTGGAATGTTGTCTGGAAGCCCTGAGAGCTGGCGTAAAAAGCGCCCACATTATCGACGGAAGAATTCCTCATGCCATCCTTTTAGAAATATTCACCGATCAAGGGGTGGGGACGGTGTTTACATGA
- the hslU gene encoding ATP-dependent protease ATPase subunit HslU produces the protein MMESFTPRETVAELDKFIIGQANAKRAVAIALRNRWRRQQVPKELRDEIAPKNIIMIGPTGVGKTEIARRLAKLSNAPFIKVEASKFTEVGYVGKDVESIIRELTELGVNMLKEEEKKKVFKKAEELVEEKLLDLLIPPPKKSAKNVEVSTNLDLSTDAQGNAITPPPAPAPAEDTREKFRGMLKEGKLEERFVELEAAASAHMPMVEIVAGGNLDEIGMNLRDMFQNMMPKSNKKRKVKVLEARQILLQEEASKLVDMEKVTKLAVDRVEQNGIVFLDEIDKIAGGGGGQGPDVSREGVQRDILPIVEGSTVNTKYGMVKTDHILFIAAGAFHVSKPSDLIPELQGRFPIRVELDSLTENDFYKILTEPENSLTKQYVALLKTEKVDIVFQETGLREMAGFACRVNEQTENIGARRLHTIMERVLDDVSFIAPEIPGDKIEIDDRYVSDRLKEIAQNQDLSRYIL, from the coding sequence ATTATGGAAAGTTTTACACCGAGAGAAACCGTGGCAGAACTGGATAAATTCATCATTGGTCAGGCAAACGCAAAGCGAGCCGTGGCTATTGCCCTGAGGAACAGATGGCGGCGCCAACAGGTGCCTAAAGAGCTTCGTGATGAAATTGCGCCCAAGAACATCATCATGATTGGGCCGACGGGCGTGGGTAAAACCGAGATTGCGCGTCGTCTGGCCAAGCTTTCCAACGCCCCTTTTATTAAAGTAGAAGCCTCCAAATTTACTGAAGTCGGATATGTGGGCAAGGATGTGGAATCCATCATTCGTGAGCTTACCGAGTTGGGCGTGAACATGCTCAAGGAAGAAGAAAAAAAGAAGGTGTTTAAAAAAGCAGAGGAATTGGTGGAAGAAAAACTGCTGGATCTTCTTATCCCTCCTCCAAAGAAAAGCGCGAAGAATGTCGAGGTTAGCACGAATTTGGATTTATCTACCGATGCGCAAGGGAATGCCATCACTCCACCCCCTGCGCCAGCGCCCGCGGAAGATACGCGAGAAAAATTTCGTGGCATGTTGAAAGAAGGAAAATTGGAGGAGCGTTTTGTAGAACTGGAAGCCGCAGCAAGCGCTCACATGCCGATGGTAGAAATCGTGGCGGGTGGTAATTTGGATGAGATTGGCATGAACCTGCGGGATATGTTTCAGAACATGATGCCTAAATCGAATAAAAAACGGAAAGTGAAGGTTTTGGAGGCCAGACAAATTTTACTTCAGGAAGAGGCCTCAAAATTGGTGGATATGGAGAAGGTAACGAAACTTGCTGTGGATAGGGTAGAGCAAAATGGAATTGTTTTTCTGGATGAAATCGACAAGATTGCCGGAGGCGGAGGAGGCCAGGGCCCCGATGTTTCCCGGGAAGGGGTGCAGCGTGATATCTTGCCCATTGTGGAAGGTTCTACAGTCAATACGAAGTATGGCATGGTGAAAACCGATCATATTTTATTTATTGCAGCAGGGGCTTTTCATGTCTCCAAGCCTTCCGATTTGATTCCAGAACTCCAGGGACGTTTCCCAATCCGGGTGGAGCTCGATTCGCTGACGGAAAATGATTTTTATAAAATATTAACCGAACCTGAAAACTCGCTGACCAAGCAATATGTGGCCCTGCTCAAAACCGAAAAAGTGGATATTGTTTTTCAGGAAACCGGACTTCGAGAAATGGCGGGCTTTGCCTGCCGGGTGAACGAACAAACCGAAAATATCGGCGCGCGCCGCTTGCATACCATTATGGAGCGCGTGTTGGATGATGTTTCCTTCATCGCCCCCGAAATTCCTGGAGATAAAATAGAAATTGATGATCGCTATGTGAGTGATCGTTTAAAAGAGATCGCCCAGAATCAGGATTTGAGTCGATATATTTTATGA
- the hslV gene encoding ATP-dependent protease subunit HslV, with protein MSSEIIPHTFHATTIVAVKKDGKIAIAGDGQVSLQNTIMKHSARKVRRMKNGKVVAGFAGSTADAFTLFEKFEAKLDQFQGNIVRAAVELAKDWRTDRVLRRLEALLIVADSENILTLSGNGDVIEPDDGVSAIGSGGPFAMAAARALLRHSNLSAKEIAEAAMKIASEICIYTNDHIYVEEV; from the coding sequence ATGAGTTCAGAAATTATTCCCCATACCTTTCATGCCACCACCATTGTGGCGGTAAAGAAAGATGGAAAAATCGCTATTGCCGGAGATGGGCAGGTGAGTTTGCAAAATACCATTATGAAACATTCGGCAAGGAAGGTAAGGCGGATGAAAAATGGCAAGGTGGTAGCTGGTTTTGCCGGTTCCACGGCAGACGCCTTTACCCTCTTTGAAAAATTTGAGGCCAAGCTCGATCAATTTCAGGGCAATATTGTGCGTGCTGCTGTAGAACTCGCTAAAGACTGGCGTACCGATCGCGTTTTGAGAAGGTTAGAGGCCTTACTGATCGTTGCGGACAGTGAGAATATTTTAACCCTGTCGGGGAATGGGGATGTCATTGAACCCGATGATGGCGTGAGTGCCATTGGTTCCGGTGGCCCCTTCGCGATGGCGGCTGCCCGTGCACTTTTAAGACACTCAAATTTGTCGGCTAAGGAAATTGCCGAGGCAGCGATGAAGATTGCCTCAGAAATTTGTATTTACACCAACGATCACATTTACGTGGAAGAAGTTTAA
- a CDS encoding tyrosine recombinase XerC, with protein sequence MLTQAFYRYLSTEKNYALHTQKNYARDLSEFQNFLNEQCADLVKGQEVLWEKISVREIRAFIAWLLKKNSKTSVGRKLSTLKSFYHFAVKKGLLQSNLARLIPSPKKAKVLPRFLSVDETFHLIENISPKKEKFKLRDQTVFELLYGCGLRVSELVGLNKTDIDFSSKILRVRGKGSKERIVPIPQKVFDLLQCYVQSQPEGGGALFLGTRGKCLSVRSLQKLLEQYQLKLGMGRKISPHGLRHSYATHLLGNGADLRSLQQLLGHASLSTTQKYTHLSLEKLMEIYDKSHPKA encoded by the coding sequence ATGCTTACCCAAGCCTTTTATCGCTATCTTTCCACCGAAAAAAACTATGCGCTTCACACCCAGAAAAACTATGCGCGAGATCTGTCGGAATTTCAGAATTTTCTGAACGAGCAGTGCGCAGATTTGGTGAAGGGACAAGAAGTGCTTTGGGAAAAGATTTCTGTGCGGGAGATTCGAGCTTTTATCGCCTGGCTCTTGAAAAAAAACTCAAAAACTTCGGTAGGGCGTAAGCTTTCTACCCTAAAATCCTTCTACCATTTTGCGGTAAAAAAAGGCTTGCTTCAATCCAACTTGGCTCGACTGATTCCTTCCCCTAAAAAAGCAAAGGTGTTGCCACGTTTTTTAAGTGTCGACGAGACCTTTCATCTGATTGAAAATATCTCTCCCAAAAAAGAAAAGTTTAAGCTGAGAGATCAAACTGTTTTTGAACTCTTGTATGGTTGTGGTCTTCGCGTGAGTGAGTTGGTGGGCTTGAATAAAACGGATATCGATTTTTCCTCAAAAATTTTGAGGGTACGGGGCAAGGGTTCCAAAGAGCGTATTGTGCCTATTCCCCAAAAAGTTTTTGACCTCTTGCAATGCTATGTCCAATCCCAGCCAGAAGGCGGTGGCGCTTTATTTTTAGGAACACGGGGAAAGTGCCTCTCTGTGCGCAGCTTGCAAAAATTATTGGAACAGTATCAGCTCAAGCTGGGCATGGGCCGAAAAATAAGCCCGCATGGACTCCGTCATTCTTACGCGACGCATCTGTTGGGAAATGGGGCCGATCTCAGGAGCTTGCAGCAACTGTTGGGGCATGCTTCTTTATCGACCACTCAAAAATATACACATCTTTCTTTAGAAAAATTGATGGAGATTTACGATAAAAGCCATCCTAAGGCTTAG
- the thiC gene encoding phosphomethylpyrimidine synthase ThiC, with protein sequence MSALTSKMRDELHQIDSAITQPFPNSRKVYVTGSKPSIRVPLREIRLSDTLGPQGKIPNTPLTVYDTSGPYTDPSAQIDLLKGLAPLREEWISERNDTEVLPALSSLYGRERLKERHLDSLRFEHIRRNPRRAKAGGNVSQMHYAKKGMVTPEMEYIAIRENQRLNYLGPQHPGESFGANIPKQITPEFVRDEVARGRAIIPANINHPELEPTIIGRNFLVKINGNLGNSAVTSSIQEEVEKMLWGIRWGSDTIMDLSTGKNIHETREWILRNSPVPIGTVPIYQALEKVNGKAEELTWEIFRDTLIEQAEQGVDYFTIHAGVRLAYIPLTAKRLTGIVSRGGSILAKWCLAHHQENFLYTHFEDICEIMKAYDVSFSLGDGLRPGSIADANDEAQFEELKTLGELTQIAWKHDVQTLIEGPGHVPMQLIKENMDLQLKYCNEAPFYTLGPLTTDIAPGYDHITSAIGAAMIGWFGTSMLCYVTPKEHLGLPNREDVKAGIIAYKIAAHAADLAKGHPGAQRRDNALSKARFEFRWEDQFNLSLDPDTAKLYHDATLPQHAAKEAHFCSMCGPHFCSMKITQDVREYAEKKGLEAAEKALELGMKEKAEEFKQRGKLY encoded by the coding sequence ATGAGTGCACTCACAAGCAAAATGCGGGACGAGCTTCACCAGATTGATTCTGCCATCACCCAGCCCTTTCCGAATTCACGCAAGGTTTATGTGACCGGCTCCAAACCCAGTATTCGTGTGCCTTTAAGGGAAATCCGTTTGAGTGACACGTTGGGTCCTCAAGGCAAAATACCCAACACTCCCCTCACCGTCTATGACACCTCCGGGCCTTACACCGACCCCTCTGCTCAAATCGATTTATTGAAAGGATTAGCTCCTCTGCGCGAAGAATGGATTAGTGAAAGAAACGACACCGAAGTTTTACCAGCTCTTTCTTCTCTTTATGGGCGAGAGCGCTTGAAAGAGAGGCATCTCGATTCATTAAGATTTGAACACATCCGGCGTAATCCCCGTCGTGCCAAGGCAGGCGGGAATGTCAGCCAGATGCATTACGCCAAAAAAGGAATGGTCACTCCCGAGATGGAGTACATTGCCATCCGTGAAAACCAGCGTTTGAATTATTTAGGGCCGCAACATCCCGGAGAATCCTTTGGGGCCAATATCCCTAAACAAATTACTCCTGAATTCGTGCGAGATGAAGTAGCTCGAGGTCGAGCGATCATCCCCGCCAATATCAATCATCCTGAACTGGAACCCACGATCATCGGACGAAATTTTCTGGTGAAGATTAATGGCAATCTGGGAAATTCTGCGGTCACCTCCTCTATTCAAGAAGAAGTGGAAAAAATGTTGTGGGGCATTCGCTGGGGATCAGACACCATCATGGATTTGTCGACGGGGAAAAATATCCATGAAACGCGGGAATGGATTTTGAGAAATTCCCCCGTACCTATTGGAACGGTTCCCATTTATCAGGCCTTGGAAAAAGTAAATGGAAAGGCCGAAGAGCTTACTTGGGAAATCTTTCGCGACACCCTGATCGAACAGGCCGAGCAAGGAGTCGATTATTTTACCATCCATGCGGGTGTGCGACTCGCCTATATTCCCCTCACCGCCAAACGACTGACCGGCATCGTTTCCCGCGGGGGCTCTATTTTGGCCAAGTGGTGCCTGGCGCATCATCAAGAAAATTTTCTCTACACCCACTTTGAAGACATCTGTGAAATCATGAAGGCCTACGATGTTTCTTTTTCTCTGGGAGATGGCCTGAGACCCGGTTCTATTGCGGATGCCAACGATGAGGCCCAATTTGAGGAACTCAAAACTTTAGGGGAGCTCACTCAAATTGCCTGGAAACACGACGTGCAAACCCTGATTGAAGGCCCCGGGCACGTGCCCATGCAGCTTATTAAAGAAAATATGGATCTGCAGTTGAAGTATTGCAACGAAGCTCCTTTTTATACTTTGGGACCTTTAACCACCGACATCGCCCCCGGTTATGATCACATCACCTCTGCGATAGGCGCAGCCATGATTGGCTGGTTTGGCACTTCCATGCTTTGCTATGTGACCCCCAAAGAACATTTGGGCCTGCCGAATCGGGAAGACGTGAAGGCCGGCATCATCGCCTACAAAATTGCGGCCCACGCGGCAGATCTTGCGAAAGGACATCCCGGCGCGCAGAGGCGTGACAATGCTTTATCGAAAGCCCGCTTTGAATTCAGGTGGGAAGATCAATTCAACCTCTCGCTCGATCCCGATACCGCCAAATTGTATCACGACGCCACTTTGCCTCAACACGCGGCAAAAGAAGCCCATTTTTGTTCGATGTGCGGACCGCATTTTTGCTCGATGAAAATCACTCAGGATGTGCGGGAATATGCGGAGAAAAAAGGCTTGGAAGCTGCGGAAAAGGCCTTGGAGCTGGGGATGAAAGAAAAGGCGGAAGAGTTCAAACAAAGAGGGAAGCTGTATTAG
- a CDS encoding alpha/beta hydrolase, giving the protein MKQNSILQNQTVQVANTRLRAQRITPGSPSKIDSQKPTLVFLHDAIGSIEQWRGFPEELVRLTDCPALVYDRQGYGHSDALTQKRNSQYLEEEALKILPEVLRVCQIKKTILIGHSDGGSIALIFAGACPNDIHLQGIITEAAHVFVEEITLEGLRKVLHWAEISDFKKKLSKFHGEKTETLFSAWIDTWLAETHRHWNIEKYLSPITCPSLIIQGEEDEYGSPAQVEAILRQVKGEASSLLIPHCAHIPHYQAKKEVLKAMQDFILQKGHSLGPL; this is encoded by the coding sequence ATGAAACAAAATTCCATCCTCCAAAATCAAACTGTCCAGGTAGCCAACACCCGCCTGAGGGCTCAGCGAATTACACCAGGTTCCCCAAGCAAAATCGATTCCCAAAAACCCACCCTGGTTTTTCTTCACGATGCCATCGGAAGCATCGAGCAATGGAGAGGCTTTCCCGAAGAGCTGGTGCGCCTCACAGACTGCCCAGCCCTGGTTTATGATCGCCAAGGTTATGGACACTCCGATGCCCTCACTCAAAAAAGAAATTCTCAATATCTGGAAGAAGAAGCCCTGAAGATTCTTCCAGAAGTGTTACGAGTCTGTCAGATCAAAAAAACAATATTAATCGGCCATAGCGATGGCGGATCCATTGCCCTTATTTTTGCTGGGGCCTGCCCGAACGATATTCATCTGCAGGGGATTATCACCGAGGCAGCTCATGTGTTTGTCGAGGAAATTACCCTTGAGGGCTTACGCAAGGTCCTTCACTGGGCTGAGATCAGCGATTTCAAAAAGAAACTCTCCAAATTTCATGGCGAAAAAACCGAGACCCTCTTCTCGGCATGGATCGACACCTGGCTGGCAGAGACTCATCGCCATTGGAATATTGAAAAATATCTTTCCCCCATCACCTGCCCCAGCCTGATTATCCAGGGAGAGGAAGATGAGTATGGAAGCCCAGCTCAAGTGGAGGCCATTCTTCGTCAGGTAAAAGGAGAAGCAAGCTCCTTGCTTATTCCCCACTGCGCCCACATTCCCCATTATCAGGCAAAAAAAGAAGTATTGAAGGCCATGCAGGATTTTATTTTGCAGAAAGGACATTCATTGGGCCCCCTATGA
- a CDS encoding two pore domain potassium channel family protein, producing the protein MKKLTKVFKKETRKIFKVFLEPTFIYLTIVGNSILMIATVIVYYLEKGPKSQMKTYFDSLWWGISTITTVAYGDILPQTFWGRIIGIALMYTGTVLFISFTGLIVSGLMKEEVEEEMVPLQQEIQLEEEKQKKIEESLKEISERLERLENTILKTGVKK; encoded by the coding sequence ATGAAGAAATTAACCAAAGTATTTAAAAAAGAAACCCGCAAGATCTTCAAGGTCTTTCTTGAGCCCACCTTTATTTATCTGACCATTGTAGGGAATTCCATTTTGATGATTGCCACTGTGATCGTCTATTATCTCGAAAAGGGTCCGAAGTCCCAGATGAAAACTTATTTTGACAGCTTGTGGTGGGGCATTTCAACTATCACCACTGTGGCCTATGGCGATATATTGCCTCAGACTTTTTGGGGGAGGATTATCGGGATTGCCCTTATGTATACGGGGACGGTGCTTTTCATCAGCTTTACCGGTCTCATTGTGTCCGGCCTGATGAAAGAAGAAGTGGAGGAAGAAATGGTGCCTCTGCAGCAGGAAATTCAGCTGGAAGAAGAGAAACAGAAAAAGATTGAAGAAAGCCTGAAAGAAATCTCGGAACGATTAGAGCGCCTGGAAAACACAATCCTGAAAACCGGGGTAAAAAAATGA
- a CDS encoding thymidine phosphorylase family protein — MNPHSLKLKRLGIDTHQEAVVYMRDDCPVCRSEGFEAHSRVQVLTSHHQIIATLNIVHDGILDPQEAGLSEAAWKLLSPLEGETATFAHPPPVQSMGHVRAKLYGHRLSGEAMQSIIQDVVEGKYTDIQLSSLISACVGDRLDGQEIIGLTRAMIQVGEKICWQQPLIVDKHCVGGLPGNRTTPIVVAIVAAAGLVMPKTSSRAITSPAGTADTMATLTNVDLDLATMKRVVEKEGACLAWGGAIHLSPADDILIRIERALEVDSEGQLVASILSKKAAAGSTHVLIDMPVGPTAKVRSPEMAEALKRHLEQTGKAIGLEIYVMLTDGTQPIGRGIGPTLEANDVLAVLQGEKEAPQDLREKSLSLAAKMIELAGLAKEKESQTLARSILEDGRAWKKFQAICEAQGGLHFSQKAAFTQVVLAPQKGIVQVIDNRKLAKVAKLAGAPESSAAGLVLHAPLQKRLEKNEPLFTIHAETHGEMAYALSYVADQKDIITIGQM, encoded by the coding sequence ATGAATCCACATTCTTTAAAACTGAAACGTCTGGGCATTGATACCCATCAGGAAGCTGTGGTGTATATGAGAGACGATTGTCCCGTGTGTCGTTCAGAAGGATTTGAAGCCCATTCACGGGTTCAGGTACTCACCTCTCATCATCAAATTATTGCCACCTTGAATATCGTGCACGATGGCATCTTAGACCCGCAGGAGGCCGGCCTTTCGGAAGCAGCCTGGAAACTGCTTTCTCCTCTGGAGGGTGAAACGGCCACCTTTGCCCATCCTCCTCCCGTTCAGTCCATGGGGCATGTGCGAGCAAAGCTTTATGGGCACCGTCTTTCCGGGGAGGCGATGCAATCCATCATTCAGGATGTGGTCGAAGGAAAATATACTGATATCCAGCTTTCTTCTTTAATCTCAGCCTGCGTGGGTGACCGCTTGGACGGCCAGGAAATCATTGGCCTTACCCGGGCCATGATTCAAGTGGGGGAAAAAATTTGTTGGCAACAGCCTCTCATTGTCGACAAACACTGCGTGGGCGGACTTCCCGGCAATCGAACCACCCCCATCGTGGTGGCGATTGTAGCGGCCGCGGGTCTTGTCATGCCCAAGACTTCTTCCCGTGCCATTACTTCTCCGGCAGGCACCGCAGACACCATGGCCACGCTCACCAATGTGGATCTGGATCTCGCCACCATGAAGAGAGTGGTTGAAAAGGAGGGGGCTTGTCTGGCCTGGGGAGGCGCCATTCATTTGAGCCCGGCAGATGATATTTTGATTCGGATTGAACGTGCCCTCGAGGTGGATAGTGAAGGACAGCTGGTGGCTTCCATCCTATCCAAAAAGGCAGCCGCGGGTTCTACGCATGTGCTGATCGACATGCCGGTGGGCCCCACAGCCAAGGTGAGAAGCCCTGAAATGGCTGAGGCCTTAAAACGACACCTGGAACAAACGGGAAAGGCCATTGGGCTTGAAATCTATGTGATGTTGACGGATGGCACTCAACCCATTGGTCGTGGCATTGGTCCTACGTTAGAAGCCAATGATGTTCTGGCCGTGCTCCAGGGAGAAAAAGAGGCTCCTCAGGATCTACGCGAAAAATCCCTTTCCCTTGCGGCCAAGATGATTGAACTTGCAGGCCTCGCCAAAGAAAAAGAGAGTCAAACCCTGGCTCGAAGTATTTTGGAAGATGGCCGTGCCTGGAAGAAATTCCAGGCCATTTGCGAAGCTCAGGGAGGCTTGCATTTTTCTCAAAAAGCCGCGTTCACTCAAGTGGTGCTCGCTCCTCAAAAGGGCATTGTGCAAGTCATCGATAATCGAAAACTGGCCAAGGTCGCAAAACTCGCTGGGGCCCCAGAATCTAGTGCTGCAGGGCTTGTACTCCACGCGCCTCTTCAAAAACGGCTAGAAAAAAACGAGCCCCTTTTTACGATTCATGCAGAGACACACGGAGAAATGGCCTATGCCCTCAGCTATGTGGCTGATCAAAAAGATATTATTACGATAGGACAGATGTAA
- the hisC gene encoding histidinol-phosphate transaminase: MASQTSMTSLIRSEIVALKKYKLAARPEAIKLNQNEMPYDIPGDIKAKVLEKLVLIPWNRYPFSQPYSLLNKLSEFYHWPSEGIAVVNGSNVLIQAIVLATSLKSRVLALDPSFSLYELEAKALGNKVDLIPLGENFSFPLKAILEKIEKTPPSLIFLANPNAPTANLFPKEEILQVIQKAKCLVVVDEAYCHFADYDLLSELPSYKNLILLRTFSKGYGLGGVRLGLALGHEEIISEISKVLLPYCVSALNEVLVESVLDHPELLEKRVTTLKINRSWLYQAMCAVPHIKVYTSQTNFIIFQLQDAEKTFQDLLNEGVLIRNVSTPSLPHTLRVSVGTQEENEKFVKALEKVMKNHK; this comes from the coding sequence ATGGCTAGCCAGACCAGCATGACAAGTCTTATTCGCTCTGAAATTGTAGCCCTAAAAAAATATAAACTTGCGGCTCGTCCGGAGGCCATCAAGCTCAATCAAAATGAAATGCCTTACGATATCCCGGGGGATATTAAGGCGAAAGTACTTGAAAAGCTAGTTTTAATTCCTTGGAATCGCTATCCTTTTTCACAACCTTATTCCTTGTTGAATAAACTGTCTGAATTCTATCACTGGCCCAGTGAAGGCATTGCCGTGGTGAATGGTTCTAATGTACTGATTCAGGCCATTGTTTTGGCGACTTCCTTGAAGAGCAGGGTGCTTGCGCTGGATCCCAGCTTTAGTTTGTATGAACTGGAGGCCAAGGCCTTGGGGAATAAGGTCGATTTGATTCCTTTGGGGGAAAATTTCAGCTTTCCTCTAAAGGCTATTTTGGAAAAAATTGAAAAAACCCCGCCCAGTTTGATTTTTCTGGCTAATCCCAATGCCCCTACGGCAAACCTCTTTCCCAAAGAAGAGATTTTACAGGTGATTCAAAAGGCAAAATGTCTGGTGGTGGTAGATGAGGCCTACTGCCATTTTGCAGATTATGATTTATTGTCTGAACTCCCCAGTTATAAAAATTTAATTTTGTTAAGGACTTTTAGCAAAGGCTATGGATTGGGAGGTGTACGCCTGGGGCTTGCTTTGGGGCATGAGGAAATTATCAGTGAAATTTCGAAGGTGTTGTTGCCTTACTGCGTGAGTGCTTTGAACGAGGTCTTGGTGGAATCCGTGCTCGATCATCCTGAACTGCTTGAAAAAAGAGTGACCACCCTCAAAATCAACCGATCTTGGCTCTACCAGGCGATGTGTGCCGTCCCCCACATTAAAGTTTATACTTCTCAAACCAACTTCATCATTTTTCAACTGCAAGATGCAGAAAAGACCTTTCAAGACCTTCTCAACGAAGGTGTACTCATCCGCAATGTAAGCACGCCCAGCTTGCCTCATACCTTGCGAGTGAGTGTGGGAACTCAGGAGGAAAATGAAAAGTTTGTGAAGGCTTTGGAGAAGGTGATGAAGAACCATAAGTAA